One Thermodesulfobacteriota bacterium genomic region harbors:
- a CDS encoding TIGR00725 family protein, producing the protein MEIIIGVIGAGEPTEDEYVAAFETGREIARRKCTLLCGGLGGVMEAACKGAKSEGGLTVGVLPGESKHEANPYIDIPIVTDMGHGRNIIVVRSSDALIAIGGSFGTLSEIAFALRLEIPVIGIKTWDVSTDIRQADNPREAVEVAIGLAVSGTARGLR; encoded by the coding sequence ATGGAGATTATAATAGGAGTGATAGGAGCGGGCGAGCCTACCGAGGATGAGTACGTCGCAGCATTCGAAACGGGAAGGGAGATAGCGCGAAGGAAATGTACGCTGTTGTGCGGCGGGCTCGGAGGCGTCATGGAAGCGGCCTGCAAAGGGGCTAAGTCCGAAGGGGGTCTCACTGTGGGGGTCCTCCCCGGAGAATCCAAGCACGAGGCAAACCCCTACATCGATATACCCATCGTAACCGACATGGGGCACGGAAGGAATATAATAGTCGTACGCTCGAGCGACGCGCTCATTGCAATAGGCGGGAGCTTCGGTACATTATCTGAAATTGCCTTCGCTCTCAGATTGGAAATTCCGGTCATAGGGATTAAAACTTGGGATGTATCAACCGATATCAGGCAGGCAGACAATCCCAGGGAGGCGGTTGAAGTGGCTATCGGGCTTGCTGTTTCTGGCACTGCTCGGGGCCTGCGGTAA